Proteins from a genomic interval of Phyllopteryx taeniolatus isolate TA_2022b chromosome 3, UOR_Ptae_1.2, whole genome shotgun sequence:
- the atp2a2a gene encoding sarcoplasmic/endoplasmic reticulum calcium ATPase 2 isoform X1, whose amino-acid sequence MENAHTKSVEEVYCYFCVNESTGLSLDEVKRQREKWGMNELPAEEGKSLWELVLEQFEDLLVRILLLAACISFVLAWFEEGEESITAFVEPFVILLILIANAIVGVWQERNAEDAIEALKEYEPEMGKVYRQDRKTVQRIKARDIVPGDIVEVAVGDKVPADIRICSIKSTTLRVDQSILTGESVSVIKHTDPVPDPRAVNQDKKNMLFSGTNIAAGKAVGVVVATGVNTEIGKIRDEMAATEQEKTPLQQKLDEFGEQLSKVISLICIAVWIINIGHFNDPVHGGSWIRGAVYYFKIAVALAVAAIPEGLPAVITTCLALGTRRMAKKNAIVRSLPSVETLGCTSVICSDKTGTLTTNQMSVCRMFIINKAESENFSLSEFTITGSTYAPEGDVYHNGKQVKSSQYDALVELATICALCNDSSLDFNEVKGVYEKVGEATETALTCLVEKMNVFDTEVHNLSKIDRANACNSVIKQLMKKECTLEFSRDRKSMSVYCTPNKSRSSLGKMFVKGAPEGVIERCTHVRVGNNKVPLSKAIKEKIMSVIREYGTGRDTLRCLALATRDSPPKMEDMILSEPTKFSEYESDLTFVGCVGMLDPPRQEVAASIKLCRQAGIRVIMITGDNKGTAVAICRRIGIFSEDDDVEQMAFTGREFDELAPNTQREAVTHARCFARVEPSHKSKIVEFLQGFDEITAMTGDGVNDAPALKKAEIGIAMGSGTAVAKSASEMVLADDNFSSIVAAVEEGRAIYNNMKQFIRYLISSNVGEVVCIFLTAALGFPEALIPVQLLWVNLVTDGLPATALGFNPPDLDIMEKPPRNAKEPLISGWLFFRYLAIGCYVGAATVGAAAWWFTLSEDGPQITLYQLSHFLQCSPDNPDFDGLDCEVFESPYPMTMALSVLVTIEMCNALNSLSENQSLLRMPPWENIWLLGAICLSMSLHFLILYVEPLPVIFQITPLDATQWMMVLKISMPVILLDELLKFAARHHLDLGKQPEKAAAGTKGRSLCACAKGISWPFVAISLPLVLWIYSTDTNMAAVLWP is encoded by the exons GTCCTGGCCTGGTTTGAGGAGGGAGAAGAAAGTATTACTGCATTTGTTGAGCCTTTTGTAATTTTACTCATTCTTATTGCCAATGCCATCGTTGGCGTGTGGCAG GAACGCAATGCTGAGGATGCCATTGAGGCGCTGAAGGAGTATGAGCCTGAGATGGGGAAAGTGTACCGACAAGACAGAAAGACAGTCCAGAGGATCAAGGCTAGAGACATTGTTCCTGGAGACATCGTTGAAGTTGCTG TTGGAGACAAAGTGCCTGCTGATATCCGTATATGTTCAATCAAATCAACAACTCTGAGAGTGGACCAGTCCATTCTAACTG GCGAATCAGTCTCTGTCATCAAACATACAGACCCTGTGCCTGATCCTCGTGCTGTCAATCAAGACAAGAAGAACATGCTGTTCTCT GGTACCAACATTGCTGCTGGGAAGGCTGTGGGTGTGGTGGTGGCCACAGGTGTTAACACAGAGATTGGCAAGATCCGTGATGAGATGGCAGCAACTGAGCAGGAGAAGACACCCCTGCAACAGAAGCTTGATGAGTTTGGTGAACAGCTTTCCAAGGTCATTTCCCTCATCTGTATTGCGGTGTGGATAATCAACATCGGCCATTTCAATGACCCTGTACACGGAGGCTCCTGGATCCGTGGGGCTGTCTACTACTTCAAGATTGCTGTGGCACTGGCTGTGGCTGCCATCCCTGAAGGTTTGCCTGCTGTCATCACCACCTGTTTGGCACTGGGCACCCGCCGCATGGCCAAGAAGAATGCCATTGTCCGTAGCTTGCCATCTGTGGAAACTCTGGGCTGCACGTCTGTCATTTGTTCTGACAAGACAGGAACTCTTACCACCAATCAGATGTCTGTCTGCAGA ATGTTCATTATCAACAAAGCTGAAAGTGAGAACTTCTCTCTGTCAGAGTTTACCATCACAGGTTCTACTTATGCACCTGAAGGGGACGT GTACCACAATGGTAAACAAGTGAAatcctctcagtatgatgctcTGGTGGAACTGGCCACCATCTGTGCCCTGTGTAATGACTCGTCGCTGGACTTCAATGAG GTGAAAGGAGTATATGAAAAGGTCGGTGAGGCGACAGAGACTGCACTGACCTGTCTGGTGGAGAAGATGAATGTCTTTGACACTGAAGTCCACAACCTGTCTAAGATTGACAGAGCTAATGCCTGCAACTCA GTGATCAAACAACTGATGAAGAAAGAGTGTACTCTGGAGTTCTCCAGAGACAGGAAATCCATGTCTGTCTACTGCACACCCAATAAGTCCCGTTCTTCCTTGGGAAAAATGTTTGTCAAG gGAGCACCAGAGGGCGTTATCGAGAGATGCACCCATGTCAGAGTGGGTAACAACAAAGTTCCATTAAGCAAAGCCATCAAGGAAAAGATCATGTCTGTGATTCGTGAATACGGGACCGGCCGCGACACGCTGAGATGTCTGGCTCTGGCCACGCGAGACAGCCCGCCCAAGATGGAGGACATGATACTGTCCGAACCCACCAAATTCTCCGAATATGAG TCGGACCTGACTTTTGTCGGCTGTGTCGGCATGCTGGACCCTCCCAGACAAGAGGTGGCGGCGTCCATCAAGCTGTGCCGCCAGGCTGGCATCCGCGTCATCATGATCACTGGAGACAACAAGGGCACAGCTGTGGCGATCTGCCGCCGGATTGGCATCTTCTCAGAGGATGACGACGTTGAGCAGATGGCCTTCACCGGACGAGAGTTTGACGAGCTCGCGCCCAACACCCAGCGAGAGGCTGTCACCCATGCACGCTGCTTTGCACGCGTGGAGCCTTCTCACAAGTCCAAGATCGTCGAGTTCCTGCAAGGATTTGACGAGATCACAGCTATG ACAGGAGATGGCGTGAACGATGCCCCTGCCTTAAAGAAGGCCGAAATTGGCATCGCCATGGGCTCTGGCACTGCCGTGGCCAAGTCAGCCTCTGAGATGGTCCTTGCCGATGACAACTTCTCTTCCATTGTGGCTGCTGTTGAGGAAGGGCGTGCTATATACAACAACATGAAGCAGTTCATCAGATACCTCATCTCCTCCAATGTAGGGGAAGTCGTCTG TATCTTCCTCACTGCAGCGCTGGGCTTCCCCGAGGCACTGATTCCAGTTCAGTTGCTGTGGGTCAACCTGGTGACCGACGGCCTTCCCGCGACCGCCCTCGGCTTCAACCCTCCGGACCTTGACATCATGGAGAAGCCTCCCCGTAACGCTAAAGAGCCGCTCATTTCTGGATGGCTCTTCTTCCGATATCTGGCCATCGGTT GTTATGTTGGTGCCGCCACAGTGGGAGCTGCGGCTTGGTGGTTTACACTCTCCGAAGATGGACCTCAGATCACACTGTACCAGCTG AGTCACTTCCTCCAGTGCAGCCCGGACAACCCGGATTTTGATGGCCTAGACTGCGAGGTGTTCGAGTCCCCCTACCCCATGACCATGGCCCTGTCTGTGCTTGTCACCATTGAGATGTGCAACGCTCTGAACAG CCTTTCAGAGAACCAGTCCCTGCTGCGGATGCCTCCTTGGGAGAACATTTGGCTGCTGGGTGCCATCTGCCTCTCCATGTCCCTGCATTTCCTCATCCTCTATGTGGAGCCTCTGCCA GTCATCTTCCAGATCACCCCTCTGGACGCCACCCAGTGGATGATGGTGCTGAAGATCTCGATGCCCGTCATCTTGCTGGACGAGCTGCTGAAGTTTGCGGCCAGGCACCACTTGGACTTGGGTAAACAGCCAGAGAAGGCGGCAGCGGGCACCAAAGGGCGCtctctgtgtgcatgtgccaaGGGCATCTCGTGGCCCTTTGTGGCCATCTCCCTGCCTCTGGTGCTGTGGATCTACAGCACTGACACTAACATGGCTGCTGTTTTGTGGCCCTGA
- the atp2a2a gene encoding sarcoplasmic/endoplasmic reticulum calcium ATPase 2 isoform X2 has product MENAHTKSVEEVYCYFCVNESTGLSLDEVKRQREKWGMNELPAEEGKSLWELVLEQFEDLLVRILLLAACISFVLAWFEEGEESITAFVEPFVILLILIANAIVGVWQERNAEDAIEALKEYEPEMGKVYRQDRKTVQRIKARDIVPGDIVEVAVGDKVPADIRICSIKSTTLRVDQSILTGESVSVIKHTDPVPDPRAVNQDKKNMLFSGTNIAAGKAVGVVVATGVNTEIGKIRDEMAATEQEKTPLQQKLDEFGEQLSKVISLICIAVWIINIGHFNDPVHGGSWIRGAVYYFKIAVALAVAAIPEGLPAVITTCLALGTRRMAKKNAIVRSLPSVETLGCTSVICSDKTGTLTTNQMSVCRMFIINKAESENFSLSEFTITGSTYAPEGDVYHNGKQVKSSQYDALVELATICALCNDSSLDFNEVKGVYEKVGEATETALTCLVEKMNVFDTEVHNLSKIDRANACNSVIKQLMKKECTLEFSRDRKSMSVYCTPNKSRSSLGKMFVKGAPEGVIERCTHVRVGNNKVPLSKAIKEKIMSVIREYGTGRDTLRCLALATRDSPPKMEDMILSEPTKFSEYESDLTFVGCVGMLDPPRQEVAASIKLCRQAGIRVIMITGDNKGTAVAICRRIGIFSEDDDVEQMAFTGREFDELAPNTQREAVTHARCFARVEPSHKSKIVEFLQGFDEITAMTGDGVNDAPALKKAEIGIAMGSGTAVAKSASEMVLADDNFSSIVAAVEEGRAIYNNMKQFIRYLISSNVGEVVCIFLTAALGFPEALIPVQLLWVNLVTDGLPATALGFNPPDLDIMEKPPRNAKEPLISGWLFFRYLAIGCYVGAATVGAAAWWFTLSEDGPQITLYQLSHFLQCSPDNPDFDGLDCEVFESPYPMTMALSVLVTIEMCNALNSLSENQSLLRMPPWENIWLLGAICLSMSLHFLILYVEPLPVIFQITPLDATQWMMVLKISMPVILLDELLKFAARHHLDLAKAI; this is encoded by the exons GTCCTGGCCTGGTTTGAGGAGGGAGAAGAAAGTATTACTGCATTTGTTGAGCCTTTTGTAATTTTACTCATTCTTATTGCCAATGCCATCGTTGGCGTGTGGCAG GAACGCAATGCTGAGGATGCCATTGAGGCGCTGAAGGAGTATGAGCCTGAGATGGGGAAAGTGTACCGACAAGACAGAAAGACAGTCCAGAGGATCAAGGCTAGAGACATTGTTCCTGGAGACATCGTTGAAGTTGCTG TTGGAGACAAAGTGCCTGCTGATATCCGTATATGTTCAATCAAATCAACAACTCTGAGAGTGGACCAGTCCATTCTAACTG GCGAATCAGTCTCTGTCATCAAACATACAGACCCTGTGCCTGATCCTCGTGCTGTCAATCAAGACAAGAAGAACATGCTGTTCTCT GGTACCAACATTGCTGCTGGGAAGGCTGTGGGTGTGGTGGTGGCCACAGGTGTTAACACAGAGATTGGCAAGATCCGTGATGAGATGGCAGCAACTGAGCAGGAGAAGACACCCCTGCAACAGAAGCTTGATGAGTTTGGTGAACAGCTTTCCAAGGTCATTTCCCTCATCTGTATTGCGGTGTGGATAATCAACATCGGCCATTTCAATGACCCTGTACACGGAGGCTCCTGGATCCGTGGGGCTGTCTACTACTTCAAGATTGCTGTGGCACTGGCTGTGGCTGCCATCCCTGAAGGTTTGCCTGCTGTCATCACCACCTGTTTGGCACTGGGCACCCGCCGCATGGCCAAGAAGAATGCCATTGTCCGTAGCTTGCCATCTGTGGAAACTCTGGGCTGCACGTCTGTCATTTGTTCTGACAAGACAGGAACTCTTACCACCAATCAGATGTCTGTCTGCAGA ATGTTCATTATCAACAAAGCTGAAAGTGAGAACTTCTCTCTGTCAGAGTTTACCATCACAGGTTCTACTTATGCACCTGAAGGGGACGT GTACCACAATGGTAAACAAGTGAAatcctctcagtatgatgctcTGGTGGAACTGGCCACCATCTGTGCCCTGTGTAATGACTCGTCGCTGGACTTCAATGAG GTGAAAGGAGTATATGAAAAGGTCGGTGAGGCGACAGAGACTGCACTGACCTGTCTGGTGGAGAAGATGAATGTCTTTGACACTGAAGTCCACAACCTGTCTAAGATTGACAGAGCTAATGCCTGCAACTCA GTGATCAAACAACTGATGAAGAAAGAGTGTACTCTGGAGTTCTCCAGAGACAGGAAATCCATGTCTGTCTACTGCACACCCAATAAGTCCCGTTCTTCCTTGGGAAAAATGTTTGTCAAG gGAGCACCAGAGGGCGTTATCGAGAGATGCACCCATGTCAGAGTGGGTAACAACAAAGTTCCATTAAGCAAAGCCATCAAGGAAAAGATCATGTCTGTGATTCGTGAATACGGGACCGGCCGCGACACGCTGAGATGTCTGGCTCTGGCCACGCGAGACAGCCCGCCCAAGATGGAGGACATGATACTGTCCGAACCCACCAAATTCTCCGAATATGAG TCGGACCTGACTTTTGTCGGCTGTGTCGGCATGCTGGACCCTCCCAGACAAGAGGTGGCGGCGTCCATCAAGCTGTGCCGCCAGGCTGGCATCCGCGTCATCATGATCACTGGAGACAACAAGGGCACAGCTGTGGCGATCTGCCGCCGGATTGGCATCTTCTCAGAGGATGACGACGTTGAGCAGATGGCCTTCACCGGACGAGAGTTTGACGAGCTCGCGCCCAACACCCAGCGAGAGGCTGTCACCCATGCACGCTGCTTTGCACGCGTGGAGCCTTCTCACAAGTCCAAGATCGTCGAGTTCCTGCAAGGATTTGACGAGATCACAGCTATG ACAGGAGATGGCGTGAACGATGCCCCTGCCTTAAAGAAGGCCGAAATTGGCATCGCCATGGGCTCTGGCACTGCCGTGGCCAAGTCAGCCTCTGAGATGGTCCTTGCCGATGACAACTTCTCTTCCATTGTGGCTGCTGTTGAGGAAGGGCGTGCTATATACAACAACATGAAGCAGTTCATCAGATACCTCATCTCCTCCAATGTAGGGGAAGTCGTCTG TATCTTCCTCACTGCAGCGCTGGGCTTCCCCGAGGCACTGATTCCAGTTCAGTTGCTGTGGGTCAACCTGGTGACCGACGGCCTTCCCGCGACCGCCCTCGGCTTCAACCCTCCGGACCTTGACATCATGGAGAAGCCTCCCCGTAACGCTAAAGAGCCGCTCATTTCTGGATGGCTCTTCTTCCGATATCTGGCCATCGGTT GTTATGTTGGTGCCGCCACAGTGGGAGCTGCGGCTTGGTGGTTTACACTCTCCGAAGATGGACCTCAGATCACACTGTACCAGCTG AGTCACTTCCTCCAGTGCAGCCCGGACAACCCGGATTTTGATGGCCTAGACTGCGAGGTGTTCGAGTCCCCCTACCCCATGACCATGGCCCTGTCTGTGCTTGTCACCATTGAGATGTGCAACGCTCTGAACAG CCTTTCAGAGAACCAGTCCCTGCTGCGGATGCCTCCTTGGGAGAACATTTGGCTGCTGGGTGCCATCTGCCTCTCCATGTCCCTGCATTTCCTCATCCTCTATGTGGAGCCTCTGCCA GTCATCTTCCAGATCACCCCTCTGGACGCCACCCAGTGGATGATGGTGCTGAAGATCTCGATGCCCGTCATCTTGCTGGACGAGCTGCTGAAGTTTGCGGCCAGGCACCACTTGGACTTGG